One genomic window of Pseudomonadales bacterium includes the following:
- a CDS encoding YcgL domain-containing protein, with protein MKKLCCVYKSPREEAVYLYVDKEEGLARVPEALLKKFGEPELVMIMALSEEKKLAQADPVKVLKAIEEQGFYLQMPLTPEQYMMQLRNQNTKL; from the coding sequence ATGAAAAAGTTGTGCTGTGTCTATAAAAGTCCACGTGAAGAAGCCGTATACCTCTATGTGGATAAAGAAGAAGGGCTAGCAAGAGTGCCTGAGGCTTTACTTAAAAAATTTGGAGAGCCTGAACTGGTGATGATAATGGCTCTGAGCGAGGAAAAAAAATTGGCTCAGGCCGACCCGGTAAAAGTGCTCAAGGCCATAGAGGAACAGGGTTTTTACCTTCAAATGCCGCTGACACCTGAACAATATATGATGCAGTTGCGTAACCAGAATACCAAGCTTTGA
- the rnd gene encoding ribonuclease D encodes MPSIPVMEEPLMVESNQALADIARQWQCSSMLAVDTEFIRTDTFYAILGLIQVSDGSGCWLIDPLTITDWQPLKNLLQDQRIIKVFHAPSEDLEVLNQTIGCLPQPLFDTQVAAALAGFGFSRGYSALVKVLLDIELEKHETRSDWTRRPLSETQKAYAAEDVHYLAMIYPMLEQRLQALGRSQWLVDDMQLLADKASEPDCTELYYLKVKSAWHLKPAGVALLQRLCMWREQEARLRDKPRSRIVSDKVLLEVALHWPANMNELSVLHDMHPRVLRMYGSKLLSLVVECRSLSESSYPELLPQPLPRECGAALKRLRKKLMGVAEQLDLPAEIIARKRDLEALLRSVYETNQPRLPASLCSGWRNEVVGQALLEEAERIAKQQ; translated from the coding sequence ATGCCTTCAATACCTGTCATGGAAGAGCCGCTGATGGTGGAGAGCAATCAGGCCCTGGCTGACATTGCCCGGCAATGGCAGTGCTCCAGTATGCTGGCGGTGGATACTGAATTTATTCGCACAGATACCTTTTACGCTATTCTTGGATTGATACAGGTCTCTGATGGTTCGGGTTGCTGGCTGATAGACCCTCTGACGATAACGGACTGGCAACCACTCAAGAATCTTTTACAGGATCAGCGCATTATCAAGGTGTTCCACGCACCGTCGGAGGACCTTGAAGTATTAAATCAAACCATAGGCTGTCTTCCACAACCCCTGTTTGATACTCAGGTGGCAGCAGCGCTGGCTGGTTTTGGTTTTTCACGAGGTTATAGCGCGTTGGTAAAAGTGTTGTTGGACATAGAGCTTGAAAAGCATGAGACTCGTTCAGACTGGACACGCAGGCCATTGTCAGAAACTCAAAAGGCGTATGCCGCCGAAGATGTACACTACCTGGCCATGATTTACCCTATGCTGGAACAGCGTCTGCAAGCGCTGGGGCGCAGCCAATGGCTGGTGGACGATATGCAACTTCTCGCAGATAAAGCCAGCGAACCCGATTGTACTGAGCTATATTATTTAAAGGTGAAGTCCGCCTGGCACTTAAAGCCAGCAGGGGTGGCATTGCTGCAACGCCTTTGCATGTGGAGAGAACAGGAGGCTCGCCTGAGGGACAAGCCTCGCAGCCGGATTGTCTCGGATAAGGTCTTGCTGGAAGTCGCGTTGCACTGGCCAGCCAACATGAATGAATTGAGTGTACTGCATGATATGCACCCACGCGTTTTACGAATGTACGGTAGCAAGTTGCTGAGTTTGGTTGTCGAGTGCCGGAGTCTGTCTGAAAGCAGCTATCCGGAGCTGTTGCCACAGCCTCTGCCGCGAGAGTGCGGGGCTGCGCTGAAAAGGCTGCGGAAAAAACTGATGGGGGTTGCCGAACAACTGGACTTGCCAGCGGAAATCATTGCCCGCAAAAGAGATCTGGAAGCCTTATTGCGTTCGGTGTATGAGACAAACCAGCCTCGGCTACCGGCCTCATTGTGTTCCGGGTGGCGCAACGAGGTAGTAGGGCAGGCGCTTTTGGAAGAAGCAGAGAGAATCGCAAAGCAGCAATGA
- the recR gene encoding recombination protein RecR encodes MFSPLIDELIDSLRCLPGVGPKSAQRMALQLLERDRGAALRLSSAIAEAAEHIGRCQQCRTLTESTLCNICRDPRREEQLLCVVETPADVFAIEQSGSYRGRYFVLLGHLSPLDGIGPEAIGIDQLMERISNEDIQELILATNLTVEGEATAHYISERAKQKGVSVSRIAHGVPLGGELEYVDGGTLSHAFSSRKQV; translated from the coding sequence TTGTTTAGTCCACTGATTGATGAATTGATAGATTCACTTCGATGTCTGCCCGGCGTTGGGCCAAAATCTGCCCAGCGCATGGCATTGCAGCTGCTTGAGCGGGACAGAGGTGCAGCATTGCGTCTGTCCAGTGCTATTGCTGAAGCTGCAGAGCACATTGGTCGCTGCCAGCAATGCCGAACCCTGACGGAGTCTACGCTCTGTAATATTTGCCGTGATCCCCGAAGGGAAGAGCAGCTGCTCTGTGTGGTGGAAACGCCTGCCGATGTATTTGCCATTGAACAAAGTGGCAGTTATCGCGGACGTTACTTTGTGCTGCTGGGACATCTTTCCCCTCTGGATGGTATCGGTCCGGAAGCCATCGGCATTGATCAACTAATGGAGCGGATCAGTAACGAGGACATTCAGGAGCTGATTCTGGCGACCAATTTGACGGTTGAAGGTGAAGCGACGGCTCATTACATCAGTGAACGTGCCAAGCAGAAAGGTGTTTCTGTGAGCCGTATTGCTCATGGTGTGCCGTTGGGTGGCGAGCTGGAATATGTCGACGGCGGAACCCTTTCCCATGCATTCAGTAGCCGCAAACAGGTTTAA
- a CDS encoding YbaB/EbfC family nucleoid-associated protein, with the protein MNINDLMKQAQVMQQKMQEMQEEAANAEVIGEAGAGMVKVVMTGRHDVRQVTIDPDLMKEDKELLEDLLAAAVNDAARKVEEATQKRMGDLTGGMQMPPGFKMPF; encoded by the coding sequence ATGAATATCAATGACTTAATGAAACAAGCTCAAGTAATGCAGCAAAAAATGCAAGAGATGCAGGAAGAGGCGGCTAACGCTGAAGTTATTGGCGAAGCCGGTGCAGGCATGGTCAAGGTGGTGATGACAGGTCGGCACGATGTGCGCCAAGTAACCATTGATCCCGACCTGATGAAAGAAGACAAGGAGTTGCTGGAAGATCTACTGGCTGCTGCTGTCAACGATGCTGCAAGAAAAGTCGAAGAGGCTACCCAGAAACGGATGGGCGATCTCACTGGTGGCATGCAGATGCCTCCTGGATTCAAGATGCCTTTCTGA
- the dnaX gene encoding DNA polymerase III subunit gamma/tau, protein MSYQVLARKWRPRIFSEMAGQEHVLQALINALDNDRLHHAYLFTGTRGVGKTSIARILAKCLNCEQGVSSTPCGECGACKGIAEGRFVDLIEVDAASRTKVEDTRELLENVQYAPTAGRYKVYLIDEVHMLSGHSFNALLKTLEEPPPHVKFLLATTDPQKLPVTILSRCLQFNLKNLSPERIVEHLQFVLGEEKVPFEESALWSLGRAADGSMRDALSLTDQAIAHGGGKLTEEEVGAMLGTIDLSAVIDIATALADRDGGKVLALVDDMAEHAPDFSSALAELLSVWHRVAVAQVVPDALDNRHGDHDSVMALAVKLPKEDVQLFYQTALLARRDLPLAPDPKVGFEMALLRMLAFQPQLSEKVDPPAVATPAHEVLSQEVAASVKKPETVVEPEPEPEPEPEPEPEPEPEPEPEPEPEPEPEPEPEPRVVGCDEISASETLPITAESDESGMVSETAVETAPDTGPNHEADKSAQTHMETPTQPGVPPAVNDAGERLTLQQLMPENWRSVYLGLAVGGVIQNTAANLVLLEKSGNQLRFQLDIDNSSLYEEAHSERLAKALTAYFGEPVEIQIDVGEVSAETPQATTLRLRAERQAAAVESMKNDENVQQIIARFDGRLLENTIKPLDKVKL, encoded by the coding sequence GTGAGTTATCAGGTTCTTGCCCGCAAGTGGCGTCCACGTATCTTCAGCGAAATGGCGGGGCAGGAGCATGTACTGCAGGCGCTGATTAACGCGCTCGATAATGACCGTCTTCACCATGCCTACCTGTTCACTGGCACCCGGGGTGTGGGGAAGACCTCTATTGCACGCATCCTGGCCAAATGCCTTAACTGCGAGCAGGGTGTCAGCTCTACACCTTGCGGCGAATGCGGTGCTTGCAAGGGAATTGCCGAGGGCCGTTTTGTTGACCTGATTGAAGTAGACGCTGCCTCGCGTACCAAGGTGGAAGATACTCGGGAGCTGCTTGAGAATGTTCAGTATGCGCCAACGGCAGGGCGCTACAAGGTGTACCTGATCGATGAGGTACATATGCTCTCTGGCCACAGCTTTAACGCCTTGCTGAAAACACTTGAAGAACCTCCGCCACATGTCAAGTTTTTGCTGGCAACTACTGATCCCCAAAAATTGCCAGTTACCATACTGTCTCGCTGCCTGCAGTTTAATCTCAAAAACCTCAGTCCAGAGCGAATTGTGGAACACCTTCAGTTTGTCCTGGGCGAAGAGAAAGTACCATTTGAAGAAAGTGCGCTTTGGTCTCTCGGTCGCGCTGCAGACGGCAGTATGCGCGATGCCCTGAGTCTGACAGACCAGGCAATCGCACACGGCGGCGGCAAGCTGACCGAAGAAGAAGTTGGCGCGATGCTGGGCACCATTGATTTGTCGGCAGTGATTGATATAGCAACTGCCCTCGCAGACAGGGACGGCGGGAAAGTGCTGGCACTGGTCGATGATATGGCTGAACACGCGCCTGACTTCAGCTCGGCTCTGGCGGAGTTATTGTCCGTCTGGCACAGGGTTGCTGTTGCTCAGGTCGTTCCTGATGCGCTTGATAACCGGCATGGGGATCATGACTCAGTGATGGCTCTGGCCGTAAAACTTCCCAAAGAAGATGTACAGCTTTTTTACCAAACGGCACTGCTTGCACGCCGCGATTTACCCCTGGCACCGGATCCGAAGGTGGGGTTTGAGATGGCGCTGCTGCGAATGCTGGCCTTTCAGCCGCAATTATCTGAAAAAGTTGATCCTCCGGCTGTTGCTACACCTGCCCACGAAGTTCTGTCGCAGGAGGTGGCAGCTTCCGTAAAAAAGCCTGAAACTGTTGTTGAGCCAGAGCCAGAGCCAGAGCCAGAGCCAGAGCCAGAGCCAGAGCCAGAGCCAGAGCCAGAGCCAGAGCCAGAGCCAGAGCCAGAGCCAGAGCCAGAGCCAGAGCCCAGAGTAGTTGGTTGTGACGAAATTAGCGCGTCGGAAACTTTGCCGATTACCGCTGAAAGTGACGAGTCTGGTATGGTTTCTGAAACGGCTGTTGAAACAGCTCCGGATACCGGGCCGAATCATGAGGCAGACAAGTCCGCTCAAACACACATGGAGACACCCACCCAGCCTGGCGTACCACCGGCAGTGAACGATGCGGGAGAACGACTCACCTTGCAGCAGTTAATGCCTGAAAACTGGCGCAGCGTCTATCTCGGACTGGCTGTCGGTGGTGTGATTCAGAACACAGCTGCCAATCTGGTACTGCTTGAGAAAAGTGGCAACCAGCTTCGCTTTCAACTGGATATTGATAATAGCTCCCTGTATGAGGAGGCGCACTCGGAGCGTCTTGCGAAAGCGTTAACAGCGTATTTTGGTGAGCCTGTCGAGATACAGATTGACGTCGGTGAAGTGAGTGCAGAAACACCCCAAGCCACAACACTGAGGTTGCGGGCAGAGCGTCAGGCTGCCGCAGTTGAAAGTATGAAAAACGATGAAAATGTTCAACAGATCATTGCCCGGTTTGACGGCAGGCTTCTGGAGAACACTATTAAACCTTTAGATAAAGTGAAATTATAG
- a CDS encoding EF-hand domain-containing protein, giving the protein MHKSVLFLSIAATTLTALAWAGQKGDEPPRPMKDHGRQMFKMMDTNKDGLISLDEHEQALIRSTERRRERFTKMDSNGDGVLSQEEADAAREKMREKHQKRSEKTSPQSE; this is encoded by the coding sequence ATGCATAAGTCAGTCTTGTTTCTGTCCATAGCGGCAACAACCTTGACGGCACTTGCCTGGGCCGGACAAAAAGGCGATGAACCCCCTCGCCCTATGAAAGATCACGGCAGACAAATGTTTAAAATGATGGATACCAATAAGGACGGACTGATCAGCCTTGATGAACATGAGCAGGCGCTGATCCGCAGCACTGAACGACGCCGCGAAAGATTTACCAAAATGGACAGTAATGGAGATGGTGTTCTCTCACAGGAAGAAGCAGATGCGGCGAGGGAAAAAATGAGAGAAAAACATCAGAAAAGGTCGGAAAAAACAAGTCCCCAGAGCGAATAG
- a CDS encoding peptide ABC transporter substrate-binding protein gives MKILLPILITITVTWLHGCGQHENNVITGNREGILHWGNGTDPQELDPHIVTGIPEHHIITALLEGLVLKNPETLEPIPGVAERWRISDDGKIYTFFLRDNARWSNGDPVTAEDFAWSWWRALQPKLGNQYAYMYFPIKNAEPYLKQEITDFNQVGIKVLDKLTLQVELNHPTPYFLQLLDHYSMFPVHRATLEKFGNPAQRGSLWTRPGNYVGNGPFQLKDWKINKLVSVERNPYYWDANSVQLNQIHFHPTENITTEERMFRAGQLHHTASIPIDKVAVYQKEKPHLLHAKPYLGNYYYRFNTKQPHLRDKRVRRALAMAIDREQIVAHVTKGSELPADTFTPPDTLGYSAKPGFEFNPEKARRLMADAGYPDGKGFPATELLYNTSEGHRKIAVAIQQMWNKYLGINITLNNQDWKVYLDSVENGDYTIARAGWIGDYVDPNTFLDMWVTGGGNNLTGWSNPRYDELILKLAPRAKTRDERYRLMQEAEALLLDDMPIIPLYIYTSKSLVHPSVKGLSANILDYTLYKNLWLDANAAGGEAHP, from the coding sequence CTGAAAATACTCCTTCCCATTCTGATAACAATCACAGTTACATGGCTACATGGCTGCGGGCAACACGAAAATAACGTTATCACAGGTAATCGCGAGGGCATTCTGCACTGGGGCAACGGCACAGATCCACAGGAACTGGACCCCCACATCGTCACCGGCATACCTGAGCATCACATTATCACTGCGCTGCTGGAAGGTCTGGTACTCAAAAACCCGGAGACACTGGAGCCTATACCCGGTGTCGCTGAACGCTGGAGAATCAGTGATGACGGCAAAATCTACACTTTTTTCCTGCGAGATAATGCTCGCTGGTCCAATGGTGATCCGGTCACTGCGGAAGACTTTGCCTGGTCCTGGTGGCGAGCACTACAACCGAAGCTGGGTAATCAATATGCGTACATGTATTTCCCCATCAAGAATGCCGAGCCCTACCTAAAACAGGAAATTACCGATTTTAATCAGGTGGGCATCAAGGTACTCGACAAGCTCACCCTACAGGTCGAACTAAACCATCCTACACCCTATTTTTTGCAGCTATTGGACCACTACAGCATGTTTCCCGTACATCGGGCGACTCTCGAAAAGTTCGGCAATCCGGCTCAACGCGGCAGCCTCTGGACGCGCCCTGGTAACTATGTAGGTAACGGCCCATTTCAACTCAAGGACTGGAAGATTAACAAGTTGGTATCGGTAGAAAGAAACCCCTACTACTGGGATGCCAATTCCGTCCAGCTGAATCAAATTCACTTTCACCCCACTGAAAACATCACAACAGAAGAGCGCATGTTTCGCGCAGGCCAACTGCACCATACGGCCAGCATACCCATTGACAAAGTAGCCGTGTATCAAAAAGAGAAACCTCACCTGCTCCATGCCAAGCCTTATCTGGGCAACTATTACTACCGCTTTAATACCAAACAGCCCCACCTGCGCGATAAACGAGTGCGCAGAGCGCTGGCCATGGCTATCGATCGTGAGCAAATTGTTGCACACGTCACCAAGGGGAGTGAGCTACCCGCCGACACCTTTACCCCCCCCGACACACTGGGTTACAGCGCTAAACCGGGGTTTGAGTTCAACCCGGAGAAAGCCCGCCGATTAATGGCTGATGCCGGTTATCCGGATGGCAAGGGGTTCCCGGCAACTGAATTGCTCTATAACACCTCTGAAGGGCACCGCAAAATTGCCGTCGCCATTCAGCAAATGTGGAACAAATATCTGGGTATCAATATCACACTGAACAACCAGGACTGGAAGGTATATCTGGACTCAGTTGAAAATGGCGACTACACCATTGCCCGCGCGGGCTGGATTGGTGATTACGTTGACCCTAATACATTCCTCGACATGTGGGTCACTGGCGGGGGCAACAATCTCACTGGCTGGTCAAACCCCCGTTATGATGAGCTGATACTGAAGCTCGCTCCCAGAGCCAAAACCCGTGACGAACGTTACAGGTTAATGCAAGAGGCTGAAGCTCTGTTACTGGACGATATGCCGATCATCCCCCTTTATATTTATACCAGTAAAAGCCTGGTGCATCCCAGCGTCAAGGGGCTGTCTGCCAACATTCTCGATTACACTCTTTACAAAAATTTGTGGCTTGATGCGAATGCCGCAGGCGGAGAAGCGCACCCGTGA
- a CDS encoding ABC transporter permease — MTRFVLSRLLQAIPVLLVVITVTFFLVRAAPGGPFSAEKAVPPEVVRALEAQYQLDLPVWQQYLGYLDDLLHGDLGPSFRYPGRTVNELIASGLGTTAELGLYAMLVAIVIGVAAGVIAALRPNTAQDYLPMSAAMLGICMPSFLMGPLLVLVFGIWLEWLPISGWGDLPGDKILPALTLGSGYAAYIARLSRGGMLEVMSQDYIRTARAKGLPEWVVVLKHGLRGGLIPVVAFLGPAFAGLLSGSFVVETIFQIPGLGRFYVQAAFNRDYTMIMGTTVFFAALIIIFNLLSDILAVWINPRLRQQAAN, encoded by the coding sequence GTGACCCGTTTTGTCCTCAGTCGTCTTTTACAGGCAATCCCTGTTTTACTGGTAGTTATTACCGTCACTTTTTTTCTGGTAAGAGCCGCTCCCGGCGGGCCATTCAGCGCCGAAAAGGCCGTGCCGCCAGAGGTTGTAAGAGCTCTGGAGGCGCAGTATCAGCTGGATCTGCCGGTCTGGCAGCAATATCTGGGGTACCTGGATGACCTGCTCCACGGTGACCTCGGCCCTTCATTCAGGTATCCGGGGCGTACGGTTAACGAGCTGATTGCCAGCGGTCTGGGTACCACTGCCGAATTGGGGCTGTATGCCATGCTGGTAGCCATTGTCATTGGTGTAGCTGCCGGGGTTATCGCGGCACTGCGTCCCAACACAGCGCAGGATTACCTACCCATGTCTGCGGCCATGCTGGGTATCTGTATGCCCTCTTTTCTGATGGGGCCACTGCTGGTGCTGGTATTTGGCATCTGGCTGGAGTGGCTGCCCATCAGTGGTTGGGGGGACTTGCCGGGTGACAAAATTCTGCCCGCCCTCACTCTCGGCTCCGGCTATGCGGCCTATATCGCACGCCTGAGTCGCGGCGGCATGCTGGAAGTGATGTCACAGGATTATATTCGCACTGCCCGCGCAAAAGGACTACCAGAGTGGGTGGTTGTGCTCAAGCACGGTTTGCGGGGCGGTCTGATACCCGTTGTGGCTTTCCTTGGCCCGGCATTTGCCGGACTGTTGAGCGGGTCATTTGTGGTGGAAACCATTTTCCAGATCCCCGGGCTGGGCCGTTTCTACGTACAAGCCGCCTTTAACCGGGATTACACCATGATCATGGGCACCACTGTTTTCTTTGCTGCACTAATCATTATCTTTAACCTGCTTTCTGACATTCTGGCGGTATGGATTAACCCCCGCCTTCGCCAACAGGCGGCAAACTGA
- a CDS encoding ABC transporter permease: MKTVQTTPAGQAPELSQAERGTSLWQDAWVRLKKNRLALIGLAVIVGMCVIALLTPWIAPYGYEAQNLQLGASPPSAAHWLGTDIFGRDMLTRIMYGSRVSLMVGFIATAVALVIGILWGTIAGFAGGKIDAVMMRLVDILYALPFTIFIILLMVVFGRNILLLFFAIGAVEWLTMARIVRSQVQTLRKQEFVEAAVSLGLSHWTIIYRHLIPNTLGPVIVYTTLTIPSVMLLEAFLSFLGLGIQPPQSSWGVLISYGVETMEEYPWLLVFPGLTLSITLFALNFLGDGLRDALDPKASKD; this comes from the coding sequence ATGAAAACCGTTCAAACGACGCCGGCCGGTCAAGCACCTGAGCTCTCACAGGCTGAACGCGGCACATCACTGTGGCAGGATGCCTGGGTACGCCTGAAGAAAAACAGGCTAGCGCTCATCGGCCTGGCGGTGATCGTTGGCATGTGCGTAATCGCACTACTGACCCCCTGGATTGCACCCTACGGCTACGAGGCGCAAAACCTGCAATTGGGCGCCTCACCGCCCTCTGCCGCACACTGGCTGGGGACGGATATTTTTGGCAGGGATATGCTGACCCGAATCATGTACGGCAGCCGCGTATCACTGATGGTAGGCTTTATCGCAACCGCAGTAGCCTTGGTTATCGGTATTCTTTGGGGGACCATCGCCGGTTTCGCTGGCGGCAAGATCGATGCGGTGATGATGCGATTGGTGGATATTCTCTACGCCTTGCCGTTTACTATTTTCATCATCCTGTTAATGGTGGTTTTTGGCCGCAATATTCTACTGTTGTTTTTTGCCATTGGTGCGGTCGAGTGGCTTACCATGGCAAGAATTGTACGCAGCCAGGTACAGACTCTGCGCAAACAGGAGTTTGTAGAAGCCGCTGTCTCCCTGGGGCTGTCGCACTGGACCATTATTTACCGCCATCTGATACCCAACACGCTGGGGCCGGTAATCGTCTACACGACACTGACCATACCCAGCGTCATGCTGCTGGAAGCTTTTTTGAGCTTCCTGGGCCTGGGAATTCAACCGCCGCAGAGTTCCTGGGGAGTGTTAATTTCCTACGGCGTTGAGACCATGGAGGAATATCCATGGCTGCTTGTCTTTCCCGGATTAACTCTCTCCATCACCCTGTTTGCCCTCAATTTTCTAGGTGATGGTTTGCGGGATGCACTGGACCCGAAAGCATCAAAAGATTAA
- a CDS encoding ABC transporter ATP-binding protein — MSLLDVTNLAISFHTREGITEAVGGISFNVSKGETLAIVGESGSGKSVACYSLLNLIPQPPGRIDSGKALFNGQDLLTADAQTLRHIRGNDIAVIFQDPMTCLNPYMKVGEQLMEPLLYHHQSSRAEARRKAIRALGEVGIVEPEKRIDSYPHEFSGGMRQRVMIAMALITEPQLLICDEPTTALDVTIQAQILKLIRELQQRRDIGVIFVSHDLAVVSGLADRVAVMKDGEIVEQGPVAQIFHHAQHPYTQKLLASIPSTAKPGSEANEKPPQRHTTPPLLAIKNLRVWFPDHSKAINHGFKKQQRYVKAVDDLSLEINRGEILGLVGESGSGKSTLGRAILQLISTTEGNITFDGTNLTHLSSKAMKPVRRRMQMIFQDPYASLNPRMTVFDTLAEPLLYHGLANRKTVTGQVLALMDDVGLARKAIRKYPHEFSGGQRQRIAIGRAIATKPEMVVADEPVSALDVTIQAQILALILALVEKHNLTMLFISHDLAVVRYIADRIAVMHHGKLVEIGQTESLFAQPQHPYTEQLLTAIPILTSGLMTHENALV, encoded by the coding sequence ATGAGTCTGCTTGACGTTACCAATCTTGCCATTAGCTTCCATACTCGCGAAGGCATCACCGAAGCAGTAGGCGGCATCAGCTTCAACGTCAGCAAAGGCGAAACACTCGCTATTGTTGGCGAGTCTGGCTCCGGCAAATCTGTTGCCTGCTACAGTCTGCTAAACCTTATTCCGCAACCACCGGGTAGAATTGACTCCGGTAAAGCGCTCTTCAATGGTCAAGATCTGTTGACTGCCGATGCGCAGACTCTTCGCCATATCCGTGGCAATGATATTGCCGTGATCTTTCAGGACCCCATGACTTGCCTTAACCCTTATATGAAAGTAGGCGAACAACTTATGGAGCCCCTGCTATACCACCACCAGAGCTCACGTGCAGAGGCTCGCCGCAAAGCGATCCGGGCGCTTGGCGAGGTCGGTATTGTAGAGCCGGAAAAACGCATCGACAGTTACCCTCACGAATTTTCAGGCGGAATGCGCCAGCGAGTCATGATTGCCATGGCGCTGATCACCGAACCACAGTTACTGATCTGCGATGAACCGACCACGGCGCTGGATGTCACCATTCAAGCCCAAATACTGAAACTGATCAGAGAACTGCAACAACGACGCGACATCGGCGTTATATTTGTCAGCCATGATCTCGCTGTAGTCTCTGGTCTGGCCGACCGGGTTGCCGTCATGAAGGATGGAGAAATTGTCGAACAAGGTCCGGTAGCGCAGATATTTCACCACGCCCAACACCCCTACACACAAAAACTGCTGGCATCGATACCCAGTACAGCAAAACCTGGCTCGGAAGCGAATGAAAAGCCACCACAGAGGCACACAACTCCGCCACTGCTTGCCATCAAAAACCTGAGAGTCTGGTTCCCCGACCACAGTAAAGCTATTAACCACGGGTTTAAAAAACAGCAACGCTATGTCAAAGCCGTCGATGATCTCTCTCTGGAAATCAATCGGGGGGAAATTCTTGGTCTGGTAGGTGAATCAGGTTCGGGAAAATCCACCTTGGGGCGTGCCATTCTGCAACTAATATCGACAACTGAGGGTAATATCACCTTTGATGGCACAAACCTCACTCACCTGTCCAGCAAGGCAATGAAACCTGTTCGCCGACGAATGCAAATGATTTTTCAGGATCCCTACGCCTCTCTGAACCCCAGAATGACAGTCTTTGACACACTGGCTGAACCCCTGCTTTATCATGGGCTGGCCAATCGAAAAACTGTCACCGGTCAGGTTCTGGCATTAATGGATGATGTAGGGCTGGCTCGAAAAGCTATCCGCAAATACCCTCATGAGTTCTCCGGTGGCCAGCGTCAGCGCATAGCCATCGGTCGAGCCATTGCCACCAAGCCGGAAATGGTTGTCGCTGATGAGCCGGTATCGGCACTGGATGTCACTATTCAGGCTCAGATTCTGGCGTTGATTCTGGCACTGGTGGAGAAACACAATCTGACCATGCTTTTCATCTCTCACGACCTCGCGGTAGTGCGCTATATCGCCGATCGCATTGCCGTGATGCACCACGGAAAACTGGTTGAGATTGGCCAAACCGAATCACTGTTTGCACAACCTCAACATCCCTATACCGAACAGCTACTGACCGCCATTCCCATACTGACATCCGGTCTGATGACGCATGAGAATGCGTTGGTTTAG
- a CDS encoding SDR family oxidoreductase codes for MSYCETLFSTKGKVALVTGSGTGMGTAFAQALAKSGARVVCAARRLEKVQKVADDIVANGGEAVAFELDIGDADSVKRVFDKAEAAFGTVDILVNNAGQIAFLPFPDVDDESWNNLVNVNFNGTMRMARECSKRLIAAGKPGSIVNITSITGMQTLRNVPCYGSVKAGLNQLTKQIAADLLDHNIRCNAIAPGYFMTEMVDWYFETEQGQAEVERLPAKRVGDVEDLAAPLLMLASDAGKFVNGVVLPVDYGHQMLLA; via the coding sequence ATGTCTTATTGCGAAACGCTTTTTTCAACCAAGGGTAAAGTGGCGCTGGTTACCGGTTCTGGAACGGGTATGGGTACAGCCTTTGCTCAGGCACTGGCCAAATCCGGTGCACGTGTTGTTTGTGCTGCCAGAAGACTGGAAAAGGTACAAAAGGTTGCTGACGATATTGTGGCTAATGGTGGCGAGGCTGTGGCTTTTGAGTTGGATATTGGCGATGCAGACAGCGTCAAGCGGGTATTTGATAAGGCTGAAGCAGCTTTTGGAACGGTCGATATTCTGGTCAATAATGCCGGGCAGATTGCTTTTTTGCCGTTCCCGGATGTTGATGATGAAAGCTGGAATAATCTGGTGAACGTGAACTTCAATGGCACGATGCGTATGGCCAGAGAATGTTCAAAGCGTCTGATCGCGGCCGGAAAACCAGGTAGCATTGTTAATATTACGTCTATTACGGGTATGCAGACTTTAAGAAATGTGCCTTGTTACGGCAGTGTGAAAGCAGGGTTAAATCAGCTTACCAAGCAAATCGCTGCCGATCTTCTGGATCACAACATCCGCTGCAACGCTATTGCACCCGGTTATTTCATGACAGAGATGGTGGACTGGTATTTTGAAACCGAGCAGGGGCAAGCTGAAGTGGAACGTTTGCCCGCCAAACGGGTTGGCGACGTTGAAGATCTTGCTGCACCCCTGTTAATGCTTGCCAGTGATGCCGGCAAGTTTGTCAACGGTGTTGTTCTCCCTGTGGATTACGGGCACCAGATGTTACTGGCATAA